The Montipora foliosa isolate CH-2021 chromosome 1, ASM3666993v2, whole genome shotgun sequence genome has a window encoding:
- the LOC137996580 gene encoding polyadenylate-binding protein 2-like translates to MADFKIDEGAQDSLLDAALDTSKDDDAVVGDITGDSAVDDSLEDPELEAIKARVKEMEEEAEKLKEMQKQVEESIMSPTAGQPSFPKTLEEKGEIDARSVYVGNVDYSATAEELEQHFHGCGSVNRVTILCDKFSGHPKGFAYIEFTEKDGVDNAVSLDESLFKGRQIKVNPKRTNRPGISSTDRGMGRGRGRGRGLRGGFFNPYANYMTRPRGRAMFRGRGRAYWYSPY, encoded by the exons ATGGCGGATTTTAAAATAGACGAAGGCGCTCAAGATAGTTTGTTAGACGCTGCTCTTGATACCTCAAAGGATGATGACGCAGTAGTAGGAGATATTACAGGTGACTCAGCGGTGGATGATTCCCTAGAAGACCCg GAACTTGAAGCCATTAAAGCGAGAGTAAAAGAAATGGAAGAAGAAGcagagaaattaaaagaaatgcaGAAGCAAGTCGAGGAATCTATAATGAGTCCAACAGCAGGCCAACCATCAT TTCCCAAAACTCTAGAAGAAAAAGGTGAAATTGATGCAAGATCAGTTTACGTCGGCAAT GTTGATTATTCTGCAACAGCAGAGGAATTAGAGCAACACTTTCATGGTTGTGGATCTGTTAACAGAGTTACAATTCTCTGTGATAAATTCAGTGGTCACCCTAAAGG CTTTGCTTATATAGAATTCACTGAAAAGGATGGTGTTGATAATGCTGTCAGTTTGGATGAGTCTTTGTTCAAAGGAAGACAGATCAAG GTGAACCCTAAAAGAACCAACAGACCAGGCATCAGCTCAACTGACAGGGGAATGGGGAGAGGAAGAGGCAGAGGTCGTGGTTTAAGGGGTGGATTTTTCAACCCATATGCAAATTACATGACCAGGCCACGTGGAAGAGCTATGTTTAG